Part of the Maridesulfovibrio sp. genome, GCGGGCCAAAACCGGCCGGGTCTACCTTCTGAGACGGGGATCCGATCTGCTGCTGCGGCAACTCTACATTAGGCAAAGGCACTGCATCGAAACCGTCAGGCATGGGTACTCTGTCCATGCCCTTACCAAGAGGATTCTTAGCGTAATCCGATCCCCCGAACGCATTGGCCCAGACCACGGGCATTTCCACGAACGGTTCCGGTTCGGTGATCAAACCGTTTTTCCAATAACGGTCCCCGAAGATATTCAGCGTTTTTTCTTTTTCAGCAACGCAAACCTGCACTTGCGAAGCCGGACGGGACTGCCCGCGCGGGGCAAAACATGAACCGCTGACCAGAAACTCGCCACGCGGTTTTGGCACACCCTGATCGATAAGCGGCTTTGGACCAAGCTGCGTCGGCACGATCTTCCAGAGTTCCTGTTCATCAAGCAAGCCATCGGGGTCATTAAGATCAAAAAAAACCATGATCCCGACACTGAGATAGAACTTATCGCCGATCCCCAGCGGACGCGGAAAAAAGGAATGCTGTTTTTCCTTAAAGATCTTCATGTGGCTCCGGGGCTAGATATTGTTGATCAGTCCTGCAATATTATTCATCTCGCCTGAAATCTGGCTTGTCTCCGCTGTTACATTGGAGGATGTCCCGATCAGCTTCGTAGAATCACCGATACTCTTAGCCATCACTCCGACAATTTTATTATCTTCACCGGCCAAGGCAGTTACTTCTCCGCAGAGATGAGTCAGGTTACCGGCAACGGTATCCATCTCGCCCCAAACCTCTTCAACCTGTCCGGCAAGCTTGCTGGCTTCCCCCGCCAGCTGTGCGGTTGCTCCTTTCAAGTCATCAAAATCCATGGCCAAGTTCGTATGCGCCTCACGGATAGTGCTCAAATCACCATTAATTTCAGCACAAGTAGCGTTCAGCTTGGTCATGTCTATGTTCATCCGGTGATGGTCTGCGATTAATTCTTCACGCTCTGTTTCAGCCTTGAGGGCAGTACCAAGTACCAGCCCATTTTTGGTTGCAGTAATCTCATTGAGTAAGGCGAGCTTTATCCCGGTCTCCATGCCGACAACGATATCTTCCTTAAGAGCACCGAAGAATTTGGTATCGTTACCGATATTTACAAGCTGCGAAAATCCGAGCACAACTTTGCTTTCATTGCCGAGAATATAGCTGGCAATGTTCTTACCGTTGATTTTAATATTACCCTCGGTGGAAAGAGCCAGACTTTCCTCTTTCTTTTTAGCTTCAATCTCTTCGTCAGCTATCTGCTTTACCTTTTCTTCAGTCATGGAACTGGAGCTGCCTGCAGGTTCCGCAGCAGCTGAGCCAAGCCGCACATAAGTGTTATCTTTAGGAGTTTTGAGGTGCATACCCTCACTGCCCTGCTTATCCTGAATATGGAACAGGTTCTGGCCTCCGGTAACGATAATGCACTTGGTCTGATTGGCATCCTTGACCAGACTGGGGTTTTCCGGATTGGGAGCCGCAGACTGAATAATGGGCCGGTCCGGATCTCCCTCTACGCATGTGATCAGCACTTCAGTGCCTTTATGCAACGGGAAATGCATACCGTGGTTGGAACCGCCGTAAGGCTGGGCCATACGCAACCATGTTGTGGCCTTGCCGCCGCTGCGCCCGGATTCGTCAAAAGGCATGATAACCTTGTAACGGCCCTCTCCGTCCAGCTCGGCATACTGCCCGCTGCCCGAGGCATCGACTTTTGCATTGATGGTTCCTGCAAACTTCGGCTTCACCGCCTTGCGCTCGGCACGGAACTGTGTGTTCGCTGGTATACAGGTGAATGAATTGCGATAGTAAAGACGATCCGCGTCTTCAGCGAGATTCAACCCCAGACCGGAAACAAGATAAGCTTCCTGGCTGCCCTCGTGCACAACTTCCGTAGTCAGATAACGCTGGTTGAAATCCTGACGGTAATGATCCTTCAACTCGAAAATGTATCCGGTACGGATATAAGGAACTGTGGACACACCGTGGAATACTTTTTCACGGCAAAGGAACTCCTGCGCCCTGATCTGGGCCAGCGTATTTCCTTCACCCGGGGTTTTAAAATGTTCACCGTAAATGTAGATTTCGCCCATCCCCTGCTGGGAGACGAGGGCCTCAGCCTTCATTTCAAGGCTGGGCTTACGGTAGTTGTAATCCTTGAGCAGCACTTTCTTAGGCAAAGGCTGCTGTTTGAGCATGAAATTCTTAACGATCTCATCACGATGGGTGTGATCAAGATTGCTGGGCGGAGAATAGGTAAGGCTCGTGCCTTCCTTCATGGGTGAATGGGCGATATGGGTATCGGTAATGACCATCTTCTCGCCCTGATCAGTCTGCTCAAAGTAATAGTACATGCCGTCCCGTTCCATCCAGCGGGAGACAAAATTAAAATGGGATTCATCATACTGGCAGATATACTCCCATGAGGGATAAGAACCTTGAAGTTTGAAATCAAAGTTCAGTCCTTCCTTAAGTCCGGCCTTCTTGAGTACGTCACCCAAGAATCCCTGAGCATTTTCATTCAGGAAAATCTGATTGCAATGGGTCAGGGTAGCCCACCAGAGCTTGGGAACAAGTTCTGCACGGTAAAAGCAGTACTTCCCGGCCTGATGAAGCTGTTCAAAGGAACTGAGCATGCCTTTAAACGGAATATCTCCGTCATCACGCTTAATGTTAAATTCCGCAGGGTTCTGGAGAATGGAACCGATATCGAGATCATTCTTTTCCGAAATCAACATGATGCTGAAACGATAAATGGTCGATAGGCCTTCTGTTCCCTTGAACCGGACCACGCTGAAGGTGTTCTTATCCGCACCCTTGGACTCAAACACAAATTTGGGCTTGGAAGAATCTGCCATAAAACTACCCTCTCATGCTCATTATTCAGCGGAAAATTCCATGTTAAAGGAACCGTCTTCATCCACGCCCAGATGCACTGCCGCAGGCATGCCGCCCTCTGTCATATGCATCAGAATTTCCTTGGACATCTTCGGCAGAACATTGCCGTTCAGGATATATTCGATATTCCTCGCTCCGGTTTCCACCTCGGTACAACGGGCCGCAATCTGATCCACCACTGAATCATCATAACTCAGCTTCATCTTGTTGTTGGCAAGAAGCATTTTTTCCAGCTTGCCCAGCTTGAGCTTGGTGATCATCTTCATGGCTTCAGGGTTGAGGCTGAAGTAAGGCACCACGTTCATACGAGCCAGCAACGCGGGTTTAAAATGCTGGGAAAGGAGAGGTCGTACAGCGGAAAGCACAGCGTCCATGGGCATTTCGTCCCCCGGATCAAGGCTGGCGGTCATTTCCTGAATGACATCCGTGCCGAGGTTGGAGGTCAGGATAAGGATGGTATTCCTGAAATTGATATCCTTCCCTTCGCCATCGGTGAGCACACCCTTGTCAAAAACCTGATAGAAGGTGTTCATCACATCCAGATGGGCCTTTTCCACCTCATCCAGCAGGACAACAGAATATGGCTGACGGCGTACAGCCTCGGTAAGCATGCCGCCTTCACCATAACCGACATAACCCGGAGGCGAACCGATCAGCCTTGATACGGTATGCTTCTCCTGAAATTCACTCATATTAACGGTAACCACGGAACGTTCATCGCCGAAAAGTAAATCCGCCAAGGAAAGTCCGGTCTCGGTCTTACCCACACCGGAGGGACCTACCAGCAGGAAAACTCCGATGGGTTGATCCGGGTTCTTGATTCCGGCCTTGGAAGCACGGATGACCTCGGCAATGGAGGCAAGCCCCTGATCCTGTCCCTTAATGCGAATTTGAAGTTTATCATCAAGGTCCGCAACGGTCGCGGCTTCGTCACGGGCCATCTTGCCTACCGGAATTCCGGTCCAGTCGGAAACAACTCGGCCCACCAGATCGGGGGTTACCTCAATCTGGACCATGGGATCATCACCCTGAAGTTCAACTAATGCGGCATCGGCCTTGTCCAAATCTTCTTTAAGCTTGGCAAGAGCGTCTTCGTCTACAGGATCAGCGCTGCGAGCGTCCTGAATCTGCGCCCGCACATCCAGAACAGCATGGGCGGCATCCTTTTCCTTGAGCCATTTTTCGCTGATTTCTGCGGCCTCAACATTCTTTGCTTCAATCTTGGCCAGCAACTCCTTGTAATGCTCTTCGTCCACCTCAACCGCGTTACTGCGGTCCCGATCCACGGCCTTCTTTTCGCGTTCAAGAGCCTGCACCACGCGCTGGCAATCCTCCAGCCTTCCGGGTTTGGCCGAGAGATTAACCTTCACCCGCGCACAGGTTGTATCCAGCAGATCAATGGCCTTATCCGGCAGAAAACGTCCGGCAATGTACCGGTCCGAATAAACTGCGGCTGCCACGTTGGCATCATCACGGATGATCACGTTGTGGGCCTTTTCATAACTTTCGCGTAAACCGCGCAGGATTATGGTCGAAGTATCAACTGACGGTTCACCCAGCTTGACCAGTTGGAAGCGGCGGGCAAGGGCCGGGTCCTTTTCAAAATATTTCTTGTACTCAGTCCAAGTGGTGGCGGCGCAGGTTTTCAACTCCCCGCGGGCAAGTGCCGGCTTGAGCAGATTGGCGGCGTCCGCGCCCCCGGCGGAACCTCCGGCACCCACAAGAGTGTGCGCTTCATCAATGAACAGAATGATCGGGGTCTCACTGGATTTGATTTCATCAATTACGCCCTTGAGACGGTTCTCGAACTCACCCTTCATTCCGGCTCCGGCTTCCAGAAGGCCCATGTCCAGACCGAGCAAGGTTACGTCGCTTAAAATTTCCGGCACATCACCTTCAGTGATACGCAGAGCCAGACCTTCGATAACTGCAGTCTTGCCCACCCCCGGTTCACCAACAAGGATAGGGTTATTTTTGCGGCGGCGGGCAAGGATATCCACCATCTGGCGCATTTCCGGGTCCCTCCCGAAAACCGGATCAATGCCGCCTTCACGGGCCTTGGCTGTGAAATCAATGCAGAACCGCTCTATGAATCCACCCTCGCCCTTGGCTGGTGCGGATGATCCTCCTGGCGCGGCTGCAGGCATTTTATATTCCACCGATCCCTTGGTTACCGTCCAGAATTCCTTAAGCAGGGTCTCTCGGTTAATGGCTGAAAACAGATCAGCGTAATTGCCGGAAGCATAAAAATTCGGTTTACCCAGAAAAGCCAAGAGCACCGCACCGGAACGAATGCGGGTTTCCCCCAGTTCCACCGAAGATATGAGCCATGCATCTTCAAAAAGCTCCAGCAGCATGGGCGAAAATACGGGCTTGCCGGAATTTCCGGTCTTGAAATCCTGCAGCACATCCGTAAGGGCAGCGGTAATACGCGGGGTTTCCACGCCGTATTGACGAAAAATAAGCGGCAGATCGCTGTTCACTTCCTCAACACATTTTATGAAAAAATGCTCCACTGAAACTTCATAATTGCTGAGCGAAACACTTAAGCCTGCTGCGTTGTGCAATGCATTGGTGCAGAAGGTGTCCAGCTTTGAAAGAAGATTTCTTATGTCTACATTGATCATGCTTCATACCTCTCATGAATGTGTCCGCCTTTATTGGAAAAAGACGCTTTTGCATGTTCCAGATGCTCCCCGGCAAAAATCCATGTGTCGCATCCCAGACCTGACCACTGATCTCCGCCGAGGACTGCAGTGTTGGCTTCCCCGGGTTTCATTTCAAGGACCAGATCATATTTGAACGGCTCCACCAGATAACCGCGCACCAGATTATCCAACTTATCCCCGCCCTCGGCACCGGGCAGCAGCCTGTGAAAACGAGCTGAATCAAGCCCCTGCAAATGTACCGCGAATTTGCTGTTGCGGTCTTCCAGCTCCTCTCCGACCCATGACCGCTCGCCTAGCGTGTTCGAGCTTTCTCCAAGGCAAAAGCGCTGGTCTTCGGGAATTTTCACCTTGCGCAACACGCATTGCTCAATATGGATTTTTGCATGCTGCAAAGAATCCTTGAGCAGGGTTTCAAGGCCCAGAGCACTATGCGGATATTGGGTTAAAAGTCCGATATGGCGATAACGACGACACTCGGGAGGGACATGGGAAAAAGCCTTGTAGTGACCGAACCCGAGCAGGCTGTCCAAACGCTCCAGCCATGAATGATCCTGCTCATCCACGGCCTTAATCATCAGCCTTGAACGGCTCCAAGCCCGAAAAAATTGTATGTAGGCGTTGTTGTTAATAATATTCAGAAAATCGCGGGTGACAGACTTGTCTTCCGAAGCCTCAGCCAGCAATTCCTCTGTATAAAAAACCGGGAGCGGTGATGAGGCCCCGTAGAGTCCCAGAAAAGTGGATTCGAGATGATACAGATCGCCGTCTTCACCCTCTTTCTGCTCAATGTCGGTCAGATCGGTTGCCGGAAAGCCTAGGGACAGCTGCGGACGCACCCGCAGGTGATCACGATAGAATTCTTCAAGGTCCTTGCCCGTGCAATAGTGCGAATGCAGCCGCAGCAGACGGATGGCCTGAAAAAAAGAATAACCTGTCGGTGTATTGAACAGTTTTCCGGTTACAGAAGAGGACGGTTTCCGATCATCGCAGTCCACTTGTAGATCTCCTTGTTTAAGGTGTCCTCAACAGTCAGCCGGGTAAAACAATTGACCGAGGCATAGCCGGAAAAAAAGCGGTTCATCACCGAGCTGAACAGATAGAGATCGCCGCTGTTGGCAAATCCGTCGCAGCTGAGCGACATCCTGATCTCCCGTCCGCGCATGACCAGTCCGCGCACCAGACGGTCTCCCTCACTGACCTCCATGCCGGAAATAGCTTCAACACGTTTGGTATTGGCCACTACTGAACTGCGATCCCGGGTATCAGTAAAGATATAAAGTTTGACCATAGCCCGCAGGCTTTCCATATCCGCAACAGAAAGATAATTGAGATAGAGATGCGACAGCAGCCGCCAGAGCAGGTTCCGTCCCAGCGGAGGCTGTACCGGGGAGGTGGGCTGGCGGATATTTTCAAATGAAGCCAGCTCCGGCGAAGTTCCGGTAGGCTTGTTGATATCCCCGTAACGCAGCTTTTCTGGCAGAGTTCCGTTGGTGCAGGTCAAGGCCATGGATAATGTTTCGGTCATAGGCTCCTCGCCCTGCGCCGGATAAGCCACGGAAACAAAAATATCCGTTTTATCCCGTACCGGAGAACGGCGGTGGTGCACCGTATAGACAGGCATTTCCCCGGCCTGCGGGTTAAACATATGGAATGGTTTGTACGGCTTTTCCTCTACAGTGCCCTGAATATACCCGACCACGTTATCCACTGAGTAGACCTGATAATCTCCACCGGAATCACCTGATGGACGGACCTGATATTCCGGGCGTTTATGGTCCAGAATCACTGGTTCGGCATCACGTTTGAACAAGTTAATTGCCGGGGTGGCAAACAGGCAAAGATCATCTTTAGTAAAACGGTCAAAAGTCTGCGGAACCTTTTCCAGCTCCAGAACTATCTTGAATTTTCCGCTGCTTCCCCGGTTACGCCAGTTCTCCAGTCCGGTTATCTCGAAAAAAAGGAATTTTTCCGGCAGGATGAAATATTCCTGCAGAATCCTGTAGCCCGGAAAGGATTGCGAAGGATAAGGCAGCAGAGCTTCGTCATCTTCAAAGCCGACTGCCTTGAAATTGCTCTTCCCAAGTACGCACAAGCTTCCGTCCTCGCCGCTGACCTGAATACCACGGATATAATTAAACAAATACTTATAGCGCATTGAGGCTGAGGCCGCGTCTCCGGTCAGGTGGAAGTGCAGGCTGGAATTATCCCACTCTTCCAGCGGAAGACCGTTCAATTCCAAACTGATGATCAAGGAACCGGAGGTTCCTGCGCTTTTGACCAGCTCCACATCAGTGATGGAAAGCGGATGCAAGTCCACATCATAAGTAGTTGAAAAGATACATGACATTCCGCTGACCGGAATTGATCCGATCTGCGCTCCGGCAGGAACCCGAATGCTTTCCATCAGGCTCGGCTTAGGAGTAAATTTAACAATAGTTGTCGAAGGGATGGGCCGTAAATAATGCGGGAAAATCAGCTGCACCAGACCGTGCACTATCTCAGGAAATTCATCGTCCAGCTTCTGGTTGATCATGCCGGACAAAAAAGCCGAACCCTCCAGAAGCCGTTCCACGTCAGGATCAGCACCCGGTCCGGTCAGCATGGGAGCTAGCGCGGGATGGGTCTTGGAGAATTCCACCGCAAGTTCGCGCAAATGACTCAATTCCCTCTGATAATACTTTTCGATCATTAAGATGCCTCCGGCGGCTCTCCGAGGGCCAAAGAAACTTTTTGAAAAAAGTTTCTCTGGACTCTTCAAAAACTTTTATTAGGGCTTCGCCGTTTTGTTTGATCAGGTACGCGTTAATTATCTTTCACTGAAATCTGGCCGTCCGGATCGAGTACCGTCTCGAACACTACGGGCATGTCTTGGCCTTCTAAGGCCAGTTTAGCTTGTAACTTAAAATGCAGGGCCAGCGGGTTATCCTCCATGGGGACGAATTCTATGTGAACGTTTGCCAGCCGGGGTTCATACTTGAGGATGACCTCGGTCATGGATTCCTCAATGGAACGAACGGCATCCAGCCCGGTGGCCCCGATCATGGACGTAAAGTCCGGTACCCCGAAATCCGGCGCGATCTGGGCATTACCCTGACGGGTATTGAGGATCATGCGCAGATAATCGAGCACAGACTTGACCACCTGACTCGGATCGGCAGAATCGCGCCAATCCGGGTCCTCTTCCATAAAACGGATACGTTCAAGAAGTCGCTGAGTGGTCAAGATTGTCTCCGTTATTCAGGACAGGGGAAACCCCTGCCCTGAATATCAGTTTTAGCTGGATTTCCAATCGTCAGTGTATTCGATATTGCCGTCAGCATAGGTCCAAGTGATCTTGGAATAGGTAAAGCTGACATCTTCCATGTCATGGTAACCCTTATTGTCGGGCAGGAAAGTCATAGGCTTGTAGCTGTGCAGGTTGACGATAATCGCCTCTTCCATCTTGATGGTGTAATATTTCTTTTCAATTCCGGTTGGATCGATGTGGTAATGATCAATTTCAACGGTGAGCTGCTCACCCTTACAGCAGGCCTGAGCGAGTTTGGGAGAGGCGTTGTCCACGTGCTTGGTCACAGTGAACGGTTTGTGGATACGCTGGCCGGTGGGCAGTCCGGTGTGGGTATCCTTGGGGATTTCCACGTTGTGATCCAACGCATAGATAAGCATGGTATCTTTTTTATCGCCGGTCTGGGTGCAATCACCCTTGATCTGTCCCTGAGTCTTTCCTGTTACTTTCATATACGAAGTAAGTGCCATAACCCTTCTCCTCAAAATACATGATTAAAGGTTGACCAATGCAGCGGCTGCCATGCAAAAATGAACAGCTGCCGGACTCTTTCGACTAACTATTCCTTCTCCAGCTTGCCCACCAATGAAAGGGTGAAGGATGCACCCATGTACTTGAAGTGCGGACGGGCCTTCAGGGAAACCTGATACCAGCCGGGATCGCCTTCCACATCGCTGACCTCGATCTTGGCCATACGCAAGGGACGGCGGCTGCGCACACTTGGTGCCGGATTGTCCATCTCGGTGACATACTGGGAAATCCACGTATTAAGTTCGCGCTCAAGATCGCCACGTTCCTTCCATGTGCCGATATTTTCGCGCTGGATAACTTTGATATAATGAGCCAGACGGTCCATGATCATCATGTATGGCAGTTGGGTGGAGAGCTTGTAGTTGAGCTCGGCTTCCTTACCTTCCTTGCTGGTACCGAAGAATTTCGGCTTCTGGCAGGAGTTGGCTGAGAAGAAAGCCGCATTATCACTACCCTTACGCATGGTCAGGCCGATAAAACCTTCCTCGGCAAGTTCAAATTCCCTGCGCTCCGAGAGGAGCACCTGTGTTGGAATCTTGGTTTGAACCGCGCCCATGGCCTCATACTGGTAGAGAGGCAGATCTTCCACTGCCCCGCCGCCCTGAGGACCGATGATATTTGCGCACCAGCGGTACTTGGCAAACGAATCTGTCAGCTTGGAAGCGAATGCGAATGCAGTGTTGCCCCAGCAGAAATCATCATCACCGTCTGTAACGGATTCTTGATAATTGAAACTCTTGGCCGGAAGCGTTTCCGGACCATAGGGAAGACGGAGCAGGAATTTGGGCAGGGTCAGCCCAACATTGCGTGCATCGTCCGATTCGCGGAAGGAGTTCCACTTAGCATACTGCGGCATCTCAAAAATGGATTTAAGATCCTTAAGATTAGGCAGTTCGCTCCACTTTTCAATGCCGAAGAAATCCGGTCCTGCTGCGGCAATAAATGGTGCATGCGCCATGGATGAAACCGATGCGGTGTATTGCAACAGCTTCATATCCTGCGGTCCGGGACCGAAATCGTAATTACCGACGATGGCTCCAAAGGGCTGTCCACCGAACTGACCATATTCTGCGGTGTAGGCCTGTTTATAGAGACCGGATTTGGTGATTTCCGGGGCATCGTCAAAATCATCCAGCAAATCTTCTTTGGAGACGTTCATCATCTGGATACGTACATTTTCCCGAAAATCGGTGCGGTCCACCAGAAACTTGAGTGACCGCCATGAGGATTCCATTTTCTGGAATTCCTTGTTGTGAATAATGCTGTCCATCTGAGCGGATAGTTTTTCGTCAATATGGGCCAGCATATCGTCAACAAGATTGCCGGAAACCTTGGCTCCCGCGCGCTCAGGTTTGACCATTTCTTCAAGGAAAGCCTGCAAGCCAGCCTTGGTTACGGAATAAGCTTCGTCTTCGGGCTTGAGCTTGGTTGCCTCCACGATGTCATCAAGAAGCGAAACTTCGGCTGTTGACTGCTCAGCCTGCTGTTGTTCAAGTTTTTCTTCTGCCATGGATAATCTCCCTTACTCGATTCCAAGTTCTTTGAGCAGCTTTTCGCGTGCACCGTCATCTTTGACAAGTTCCTGCACCTTCTTCCTGAATTCCGGCACATTGGAGAGCGGACTCTTCAGGGCCTTCAGGGCTTCTCGGAGTTCCATGAGCTTTTGCAATTCAGGAACCTGCTTAATGATCCGGTCCGGATCGAAATCCTTGAGGCTTTCAAACTTGAGCTTGACCGCCATCTGCGCGTCGGGATCGCTGCCAAGCTTGTCCTCAACGCCCATGTTCAGTTCAAGATCCTGCGCCTTGAGCACTTCGTTGAAATTATCCTTGTCGATGTTTACCGGATCACGGTCCTCGACCATGCGGTCATCATCTTTCTGGGTGAAATCACCGACCACCAGCAATTTGAGAGGAAGCTCGACCTCTTCCTTGGCGTCTCCGGTATCAGGCTTGTAGACAATATTGACCCGCTCTTTTGGAGCTACGGAACCTTCTTTAGCCATATT contains:
- the tssH gene encoding type VI secretion system ATPase TssH, translated to MINVDIRNLLSKLDTFCTNALHNAAGLSVSLSNYEVSVEHFFIKCVEEVNSDLPLIFRQYGVETPRITAALTDVLQDFKTGNSGKPVFSPMLLELFEDAWLISSVELGETRIRSGAVLLAFLGKPNFYASGNYADLFSAINRETLLKEFWTVTKGSVEYKMPAAAPGGSSAPAKGEGGFIERFCIDFTAKAREGGIDPVFGRDPEMRQMVDILARRRKNNPILVGEPGVGKTAVIEGLALRITEGDVPEILSDVTLLGLDMGLLEAGAGMKGEFENRLKGVIDEIKSSETPIILFIDEAHTLVGAGGSAGGADAANLLKPALARGELKTCAATTWTEYKKYFEKDPALARRFQLVKLGEPSVDTSTIILRGLRESYEKAHNVIIRDDANVAAAVYSDRYIAGRFLPDKAIDLLDTTCARVKVNLSAKPGRLEDCQRVVQALEREKKAVDRDRSNAVEVDEEHYKELLAKIEAKNVEAAEISEKWLKEKDAAHAVLDVRAQIQDARSADPVDEDALAKLKEDLDKADAALVELQGDDPMVQIEVTPDLVGRVVSDWTGIPVGKMARDEAATVADLDDKLQIRIKGQDQGLASIAEVIRASKAGIKNPDQPIGVFLLVGPSGVGKTETGLSLADLLFGDERSVVTVNMSEFQEKHTVSRLIGSPPGYVGYGEGGMLTEAVRRQPYSVVLLDEVEKAHLDVMNTFYQVFDKGVLTDGEGKDINFRNTILILTSNLGTDVIQEMTASLDPGDEMPMDAVLSAVRPLLSQHFKPALLARMNVVPYFSLNPEAMKMITKLKLGKLEKMLLANNKMKLSYDDSVVDQIAARCTEVETGARNIEYILNGNVLPKMSKEILMHMTEGGMPAAVHLGVDEDGSFNMEFSAE
- a CDS encoding type VI secretion system tip protein TssI/VgrG, yielding MADSSKPKFVFESKGADKNTFSVVRFKGTEGLSTIYRFSIMLISEKNDLDIGSILQNPAEFNIKRDDGDIPFKGMLSSFEQLHQAGKYCFYRAELVPKLWWATLTHCNQIFLNENAQGFLGDVLKKAGLKEGLNFDFKLQGSYPSWEYICQYDESHFNFVSRWMERDGMYYYFEQTDQGEKMVITDTHIAHSPMKEGTSLTYSPPSNLDHTHRDEIVKNFMLKQQPLPKKVLLKDYNYRKPSLEMKAEALVSQQGMGEIYIYGEHFKTPGEGNTLAQIRAQEFLCREKVFHGVSTVPYIRTGYIFELKDHYRQDFNQRYLTTEVVHEGSQEAYLVSGLGLNLAEDADRLYYRNSFTCIPANTQFRAERKAVKPKFAGTINAKVDASGSGQYAELDGEGRYKVIMPFDESGRSGGKATTWLRMAQPYGGSNHGMHFPLHKGTEVLITCVEGDPDRPIIQSAAPNPENPSLVKDANQTKCIIVTGGQNLFHIQDKQGSEGMHLKTPKDNTYVRLGSAAAEPAGSSSSMTEEKVKQIADEEIEAKKKEESLALSTEGNIKINGKNIASYILGNESKVVLGFSQLVNIGNDTKFFGALKEDIVVGMETGIKLALLNEITATKNGLVLGTALKAETEREELIADHHRMNIDMTKLNATCAEINGDLSTIREAHTNLAMDFDDLKGATAQLAGEASKLAGQVEEVWGEMDTVAGNLTHLCGEVTALAGEDNKIVGVMAKSIGDSTKLIGTSSNVTAETSQISGEMNNIAGLINNI
- the tssE gene encoding type VI secretion system baseplate subunit TssE, translating into MTTQRLLERIRFMEEDPDWRDSADPSQVVKSVLDYLRMILNTRQGNAQIAPDFGVPDFTSMIGATGLDAVRSIEESMTEVILKYEPRLANVHIEFVPMEDNPLALHFKLQAKLALEGQDMPVVFETVLDPDGQISVKDN
- a CDS encoding Hcp family type VI secretion system effector; the protein is MALTSYMKVTGKTQGQIKGDCTQTGDKKDTMLIYALDHNVEIPKDTHTGLPTGQRIHKPFTVTKHVDNASPKLAQACCKGEQLTVEIDHYHIDPTGIEKKYYTIKMEEAIIVNLHSYKPMTFLPDNKGYHDMEDVSFTYSKITWTYADGNIEYTDDWKSS
- the tssF gene encoding type VI secretion system baseplate subunit TssF, encoding MIEKYYQRELSHLRELAVEFSKTHPALAPMLTGPGADPDVERLLEGSAFLSGMINQKLDDEFPEIVHGLVQLIFPHYLRPIPSTTIVKFTPKPSLMESIRVPAGAQIGSIPVSGMSCIFSTTYDVDLHPLSITDVELVKSAGTSGSLIISLELNGLPLEEWDNSSLHFHLTGDAASASMRYKYLFNYIRGIQVSGEDGSLCVLGKSNFKAVGFEDDEALLPYPSQSFPGYRILQEYFILPEKFLFFEITGLENWRNRGSSGKFKIVLELEKVPQTFDRFTKDDLCLFATPAINLFKRDAEPVILDHKRPEYQVRPSGDSGGDYQVYSVDNVVGYIQGTVEEKPYKPFHMFNPQAGEMPVYTVHHRRSPVRDKTDIFVSVAYPAQGEEPMTETLSMALTCTNGTLPEKLRYGDINKPTGTSPELASFENIRQPTSPVQPPLGRNLLWRLLSHLYLNYLSVADMESLRAMVKLYIFTDTRDRSSVVANTKRVEAISGMEVSEGDRLVRGLVMRGREIRMSLSCDGFANSGDLYLFSSVMNRFFSGYASVNCFTRLTVEDTLNKEIYKWTAMIGNRPLL
- the tssC gene encoding type VI secretion system contractile sheath large subunit, with amino-acid sequence MAEEKLEQQQAEQSTAEVSLLDDIVEATKLKPEDEAYSVTKAGLQAFLEEMVKPERAGAKVSGNLVDDMLAHIDEKLSAQMDSIIHNKEFQKMESSWRSLKFLVDRTDFRENVRIQMMNVSKEDLLDDFDDAPEITKSGLYKQAYTAEYGQFGGQPFGAIVGNYDFGPGPQDMKLLQYTASVSSMAHAPFIAAAGPDFFGIEKWSELPNLKDLKSIFEMPQYAKWNSFRESDDARNVGLTLPKFLLRLPYGPETLPAKSFNYQESVTDGDDDFCWGNTAFAFASKLTDSFAKYRWCANIIGPQGGGAVEDLPLYQYEAMGAVQTKIPTQVLLSERREFELAEEGFIGLTMRKGSDNAAFFSANSCQKPKFFGTSKEGKEAELNYKLSTQLPYMMIMDRLAHYIKVIQRENIGTWKERGDLERELNTWISQYVTEMDNPAPSVRSRRPLRMAKIEVSDVEGDPGWYQVSLKARPHFKYMGASFTLSLVGKLEKE
- the tssB gene encoding type VI secretion system contractile sheath small subunit, producing MAKEGSVAPKERVNIVYKPDTGDAKEEVELPLKLLVVGDFTQKDDDRMVEDRDPVNIDKDNFNEVLKAQDLELNMGVEDKLGSDPDAQMAVKLKFESLKDFDPDRIIKQVPELQKLMELREALKALKSPLSNVPEFRKKVQELVKDDGAREKLLKELGIE
- the tssG gene encoding type VI secretion system baseplate subunit TssG; protein product: MDCDDRKPSSSVTGKLFNTPTGYSFFQAIRLLRLHSHYCTGKDLEEFYRDHLRVRPQLSLGFPATDLTDIEQKEGEDGDLYHLESTFLGLYGASSPLPVFYTEELLAEASEDKSVTRDFLNIINNNAYIQFFRAWSRSRLMIKAVDEQDHSWLERLDSLLGFGHYKAFSHVPPECRRYRHIGLLTQYPHSALGLETLLKDSLQHAKIHIEQCVLRKVKIPEDQRFCLGESSNTLGERSWVGEELEDRNSKFAVHLQGLDSARFHRLLPGAEGGDKLDNLVRGYLVEPFKYDLVLEMKPGEANTAVLGGDQWSGLGCDTWIFAGEHLEHAKASFSNKGGHIHERYEA